In the Paramormyrops kingsleyae isolate MSU_618 chromosome 6, PKINGS_0.4, whole genome shotgun sequence genome, one interval contains:
- the lmbr1l gene encoding limb region 1 homolog-like protein has protein sequence MEADDVSVREQIFHDRVREIIICILLFVCLYIVSHLIITHFKKSAEFVVDDSEDAMVNRIALWLCTFTLSVAVGAVLLLPLSILSNEVLLSFPHSYYMQWLNGSLIHGLWNLVFLFSNLSLVVLMPFAYFFTESEGFVGSKKGVMARVYETAVVLLLLTLLVLGMVWVATALLHQDAARESLYDLWEYYLPYLYSGISLCGVLLLLLCTPFGLSRMFSVTGSLLVKPRLLEDVEDTMNCAWLEEASLSRKLSNSPSSTWMALKVEAVRKELFSTRSRRVALEMRRRASPWQRNLGYPLAMLLLLALTVVCVLMVSFHVLELLFDESAMPRGMEDPLLGAASFSMFGSLGATVQAVLILYLMLSSVVGFYSSPLFTGLLPHAQDTTLTQIIGNCVSLLVLSSALPVFSRTLGITRFDLLGDFGRYNWLGNFYIVFLYNMLFAGLTSASLINTVTWAVQRELIRAFGLHKLQKLPLTVSRSTVPFKLLVTSGLSKIQ, from the exons ATGACAGTGAAGATGCCATGGTGAACAGGATTGC GCTTTGGCTGTGCACCTTCACACTCTCCGTCGCCGTGGGGGCCGTCCTCCTGCTgcccctgtccatcctgtccaATGAGGTCCTGCTCTCCTTTCCGCACAGCTACTACATGCAGTGGCTGAACGGCTCCCTCATCCACG GGCTGTGGAATCTCGTCTTCCTCTTCTCTAACCTCTCCTTGGTGGTCCTCATGCCCTTTGCCTACTTCTTCACCGAGTCCGAAGGCTTCGTTGGCTCCAAGAAG GGCGTGATGGCGCGGGTCTACGAGACGGCTGTGGTGCTGCTTCTGCTCACGCTGCTGGTGCTCGGCATGGTGTGGGTGGCCACGGCCCTCCTACACCAAGATGCGGCCCGGGAGAGTCTGTACG accTGTGGGAGTATTACCTGCCATACCTGTATTCAGGCATCTCGCTGTGTGGGGTCCTGCTGCTACTCT TGTGCACCCCCTTCGGACTGTCCCGCATGTTCAGCGTCACTGGAAGCCTACTGGTCAAACCACGA CTCCTAGAGGATGTGGAGGATACTATGAACTGTGCTTGGCTGGAAGAGGCCTCTCTCTCCAGAAAGCTCTCCA ACAGCCCCAGCTCGACCTGGATGGCgctgaaggtggaggctgtgagAAAGGAGCTGTTTAGCACCCGCTCTAGGCGTGTCGCTCTGG AAATGCGACGGCGTGCATCGCCATGGCAGCGTAACTTGGGTTACCCTCTGgccatgctgctgttgctggCTCTCACG GTCGTGTGTGTGCTGATGGTTAGTTTCCACGTGTTGGAGCTGCTCTTCGACGAGTCTGCCATGCCCAGAGGAATGGAG GACCCCCTCCTGGGAGCAGCTTCCTTCTCCATGTTTGGCTCTCTGGGAGCCACAGTTCAGGCTGTCCTCATCCT GTATCTGATGTTGTCGTCGGTGGTGGGCTTTTATAGCTCCCCCCTCTTCACGGGACTCCTCCCCCACGCTCAGGACACCACTCTGACGCAG ATCATCGGGAACTGCGTGTCCCTGCTAGTTCTCAGCTCAGCACTGCCAGTCTTCTCCCGGACTCTGG GAATCACACGGTTTGACCTGCTGGGGGACTTTGGACGCTATAACTGGCTAGGAAACTTCTACATCGTGTTCTTGTACAACATGCTGTTTGCGGGGCTGACCTCCGCCTCCCTCATCAACACAGTAACCTGGGCCGTGCAGAGGGAGCTCATTCGGGCCTTTG GTCTCCACAAGCTTCAGAAACTGCCCTTGACGGTGTCCCGCTCCACAGTCCCCTTCAAGCTCCTCGTCACCAGCGGATTGTCCAAGATCCAGTGA